caggcgcCAGAGTCATCGTTCCTGAAGGAGGTAAAATAATAACCTCCCATTTAAGATAGCAGATTAAAATCCCCATCTGAAGCAAACCTTATTAAAGATATTTAAtctaatccctctctctctcaggacaaAGTAGCTGTCGTGTTACCACAGTAACTACTTTGTATCAGTATCGTTCATTCGTCTGTTTCCATTTACTGTGCTACCAGTGAAATAAGAATCTGTTGTGGGAACATGTTCATCTTTGCAGTGCAAAGTTTCTTACATTCTAAGATAGATAACGTCAGTCTATGCAGAGATTCAGCCTAACGGCACTCCCTCTCATGCGATATTGATGCTACATACTGTAGATTTGTTTTTCTCCTTGCAATAGCCTTGTAAAACACAACACTGTAAAATATGCCATGTCTGTGactgtccctgtctgtgtgtgtacagttccaTATGATGAGCCCCCGGCAGTTCCCTACTGGCCCTATTCCACCTCCGACTTCTGGCACTACATAGAGTACTTCAGGTCCATCGGAGCCTACAACCACATCAACGAGATGGCCCGTGCCTTCTACGCCCACCAGCACCTGGGAGACACACTTGGATACGAGACTGCGGAGGGACATGAACACTGAGAGGCCAAGGAGACAAGGGGGACACAGGGTCGGAAGAGAGAGTTCAGGGGAGAGGGAAATGTGTGGAGTTGATTaaacaaacaggaagagagggaggggaggttgaCGAAAGGTTGGGCAGAAACAAAGGCAGAAGGAAGCTTGCTCGGAGATGCTGTAGAATTAGATCATTTTAAATATGTAAACATATTATCATCATCTATTAAAAAGTGGATTAGAACCTCCCTGCCAACATACAGTTAActtttgtgtgttcatgtttttaCTGTTTTGAATGCAGTGGGGGTGTCTATAATAAATGATAAAGATTAAAGAAAAAAGGAGATGAAGAACACAATCTTCTTTTGCAGTCTGTGTATCATTCTCTCTGTATATATTATGTGTAATGTATAATATAATATAGATATTGTAGAGTAATGTAGAGTAGTAGACATATTATTGAACCTGTAGTGCTCTGTCCAGTGGCAGCCTTAATGTAAAATCCTATCGATGTAACGTGCAATATCAAATAAAAGGATGAAAGTTATTGGTCCTGCCTTTCTTATTCACCCACACTATCCAATTTTAGGATTTCAACTGAGCAACACAAAGGCTATTTCGAGTCGGTACCATTGGTCTTTGATGCCAGTCGAGCTCATTTGACGGTTACCTAAGCAGAATCTTAGTGTCACACGGGATAGTGTCCGTGTGTGATTCAACGATTACTTGACTGTCAGTGTCAAGAACGAGTAGAGACTGAAGAATTATGAAACCCGCAGTGGATGAAATGTTCCCAGAGGGTGCTGGCCCGTATGTGGATCTAGACGAGGTTAGTAGATCTTAAAGTTGCACTAGCATGGCTTGTAGTACTAGCAGTAGCCTAGCTAAAAAACCGATATTAGCTAGCACCTACTTTGTACGAGCTAGCATCTATAACTTGGCTAGCTCTAGCCTAGTGTGGAATGTCTTTCTTTTTCAATTGCGATTTTATTGTTAGCTCTATAACAAGCACATATTGCTGTACGTGTACCAATGATCCAAAATACAGTAGGAAAAACCCCATGCATACATTGCATGGCGAGCTGGCGACCTGCTTGCTGAAAGAAtatttagctaactagctagagcTTACAACTTGCTAAAtaatagctagctctagctgtgTAGTTACTAGCCAGTTAGTTCAGGTAGGATGCTTAGTCTAGGTTGCGACATCAGAGCACAACAGACGTCAAAGGAAGATATATCAAGCATGCATTTCTAGCTAGCTTAATGCTACATctatgttgtgttgttgtgtgcaaACGTGTTTAAATAGCTACAAAGTTCATGTGTtgaatgtatgtctgtgtgccacaggcagggggcagcagcGGCCTTCTCATGGACCTCGCAGCTAATGAAAAAGCGGTGCACTCGGACTTTTTCAACGGTATGattacatttcatttacatttagcagacgctcttatccagagcgacttacagtaagtacagggacattcccccgaggcaagtagggcgaagtgccttgcccaaggacacaacgtcatttgtacagcctggaatcgaacctgcaaccttctgattactagcccgattccctaaccgctcagccacctgactccactgatGTCCCCATCCACCTCCCTCGAATCCCTGTGTCCTCGAAATTAATTCCAATAGAAGATGGGAAAGTGAATGTTTACTAAACCTTAAGGAAATAAAAGAGGAAGTGGAAAAAGGTTGCACGGAAAGGCTTTCCATTCTCGTCCGCCAACACTACCTTACATCACTACCGCAGGACCATTTAAATATAACTCCTAACTCACTGACAGAACCAgtgaaattgtatttttttgtgccAATATGAAGGTGTTTCCCCACTTGTGGTTTAAATAGAGAAGTGTGTCACATTCAGGTAGGGTCTCATTCAGGTAGGACCTTACAATTGCTGTCAATTCAAACTATCAACTATCGAGGACATTTCTACTATAAAAGTGCAGTTTATCATAATGGCAGGTATAGATTAATTGTAGACCTGATCTGCAACTCATAAGTCCatgcttgtgtttgttttgccaACTGTGCTGTCTCACGGTAACATGAACATTTTGTCATCCCATTTTCCTCAATTCACATTTAAAGAACACATAGGCCGACACACTTGCACAAATGTTTAAGTTATAGTCTGTTTTTCGTCTCTGTGTTGGCCACATATGAAACCGTTTATGGCACAGTAGCACATGACCTAGAAAAGAGCTGAATGCTGAaaacaggaaaggagaggggtggcaagagaggaggaaagagtgagttggaaaaggaggagaagacGATGTTAACGTGGCTTTATTGGTCCTGTTAGACTGAGGCTCTGCAGGACACCTCGTCAGTCAGCCTCtttgaacacaccacacacacacaccgacacacacactcacacacacaaacactcacacacacaccgacacacacactcacacagggcccTAAAACAACCGTTCCCCACAGATTCTGTGATCTTTGTGACTTTTAATGACGTTTCCTTGAAGCTTCTACTAGCCGAATGGTCAACTAATCAATTCATTTTGGACTAGGTGGGgcagtggagggagaaggaccTTTTAAATCTGTAAGACAACATAATTCCTTGTCATGTTTTTTAAAACTACTTTGCCTtttcttcttcctttctttctgtctccttttTCTCACAGACTTTGAAGATCTGTTTGATGACGACGACCTACAGTGAAAGAAAACTTGtgatgtcggtgtgtgtgtgtgtgtgtttgaacatggACGCTGCCACTTTACCTGAAGAAAGATGTCCACTGCTTGTGAGCCATGTTGCTATGTCTCCTCCAAAGTGTTTGTTGTAATAAAGCTTTCTGTTTTCTAACCCAGCCATGTTGAACCAGATGTCTGAATTCTGAGAATCCCATACATTCCATTGTTGGGCTAAATTATGAGTATGGTTTTGCTGTTGTCGTGTTTCAGTCTGCTCTTGGTGGGATTGCAGGTTTTGTGGGCGCACAGAAACACCTGTTAGTGAACTTAATTACACACACGATACATGGAAACTATAAGGTATGGACAGGACGAGACAGGAAAAGGTTGGTAAAACGTGGAAATGCTTAAAAATACGAGGGAGATAAAACATTGATGTTCACAATCCTGAGGTGATTTGCTGACAGCAGAAGCAGACATGCTCTTTCAGCCTGATGACGCTTCTAATCCAAACTCCCATTTCAAATCACACACAATTTACAAAACAAAGATGAATGATTCACAGGTTTTAATTACcttcaatgtttttcattgcTGTTTTGCTCCCAACGGTTTGGAATAGGGCGCTCGGATGGCTAATGTGGTTAATGCAACCTGGGCCCCATGCAGCATGGCCTTGTTGAGGGCAATTCACAGACAGTTTAATACATTTTATGTTCATTCAATGCTTGagaggtaaataaattaaattcAATATTTGAATGAAAATCTGCTTTGAATTACTTCTGGTTCCGGTTTGAATCATCATAAGTAACACAATTTAATTGGACTGCTTATCTGTTATTTTGTTTCAAGGATGTAAGAATGTCAGGGAAATCAGAgaaactttacatttacattacatttattcatttagcagatgcttttatccaaagcgacttccaagagagagctttacaaaagtgcataggtcactgatca
Above is a genomic segment from Osmerus mordax isolate fOsmMor3 chromosome 15, fOsmMor3.pri, whole genome shotgun sequence containing:
- the cops9 gene encoding COP9 signalosome complex subunit 9, whose amino-acid sequence is MKPAVDEMFPEGAGPYVDLDEAGGSSGLLMDLAANEKAVHSDFFNDFEDLFDDDDLQ